In Oncorhynchus gorbuscha isolate QuinsamMale2020 ecotype Even-year unplaced genomic scaffold, OgorEven_v1.0 Un_scaffold_723, whole genome shotgun sequence, one DNA window encodes the following:
- the LOC124019148 gene encoding zinc finger protein 436-like yields MNPDKASPFPSTLTESPGQTPPRTALLLRLVDCRKTPGQSGTETGEKKEDGDWISLRYSPNRCSLSGRGLSSGDPKQQRDADKTSLQKSLFRSERLNSCDQCGKSFQQSHLITHQRTHTGEKPYSCDLCGKSFKQSQHLITHQRVLE; encoded by the exons ATGAATCCG GACAAAGCTAGCCCGTTCCCCTCTACCCTCACGGAGTCCCCGGGTCAAACGCCTCCCCGGACCGCTTTACTGCTGCGTCTGGTCGACTGCAGGAAAACACCGGGGCAGAGTGGAACTGAGACAGGAGAAAAGAAGGAAGATGGAGATTGGATTTCATTAA GGTACAGCCCAAACCGTTGCTCTCTCAGTGGGAGGGGCTTATCATCTGGAGATCCTAAACAACAACGTGATGCTGACAAGACGTCTCTCCAGAAGAGTCTCTTCAGATCAGAACGTCTcaatagctgtgatcagtgtgggaagagcttccaACAATCACACCTGATTACAcaccaacgcacacacacaggagagaagccttacagcTGTGATCtatgtgggaagagcttcaaacAATCACAACACCTGATTACAcaccaac GCGTCTTGGAGTAG